In Apium graveolens cultivar Ventura chromosome 10, ASM990537v1, whole genome shotgun sequence, the following are encoded in one genomic region:
- the LOC141689949 gene encoding uncharacterized protein LOC141689949, with protein sequence MAGIHTQDEWRRMNQSGFDATMKECSRIWGQLGGYMVGSASLAYNELKDARTAISDKGAEISNLRDQIVVKDTSLSGLNKNITDVTTRAENAENEVSDLKSELAEL encoded by the exons ATGGCTGGGATTCACACTCAGGATGAGTGGAGGAGGATGAACCAGTCCGGATTCGATGCAACTATGAAGGAATGTTCCCGGATCTGGGGTCAG CTTGGTGGCTATATGGTCGGATCTGCTTCTCTGGCCTATAATGAGCTTAAGGATGCCCGGACTGCTATTTCTGATAAGGGTGCTGAGATCAGTAATCTGAGGGATCAAATTGTTGTGAAGGATACTTCTCTGTCCGGACTGAACAAGAACATTACCGATGTCACTACCCGGGCTGAGAATGCTGAAAATGAGGTTTCAGATCTAAAATCCGAACTAGCTGAGCTCTGA
- the LOC141689950 gene encoding uncharacterized protein At2g39920 isoform X1, with product MSVYDQQMERQYSAQSLSSSVDSDTDISSDYAVESGIYMTSCAATILVAGLVSLGAVLMIVLISLTVMLQSCQTKSAGAFKSSNPVDDYSDCKIFALNAEFNSLDARSVPSFCRDVAIKYIEQGQYMRDLETTSLLAENYLNNIKPLADVLDVVLMDIDDFVPIYSHYFSPLLPGIRGYIYNDYVEEAKEQKKSIFLKLYMKLQAGGWPLVLFSRKPEKLRSTAFEHLISAGCGNWSSLVMRSEEEMPMHIQDYIFRRRNLLQQQGFRIRAVISSKMDALTGPVLGLRVFKIPNPIYFNTEHYAGKHNSRSFRWE from the exons ATGTCGGTTTACGACCAGCAGATGGAGAGGCAGTACTCTGCTCAAAGCCTTTCAAGTAGTGTAGATTCCGATACAG ATATCAGTAGCGATTATGCAGTAGAATCAGGAATATATATGACGTCTTGTGCTGCAACAATCTTAGTGGCTGGGCTTGTATCACTTGGGGCTGTACTCATGATAGTGCTTATTTCTTTAACTGTAATGTTACAGTCATGCCAAACTAAGAGTGCCGGAGCATTTAAGTCGTCGAATCCTGTTGATGATTATAGTGATTGCAAGATTTTTGCTCTGAATGCAGAGTTCAACAGCTTGGATGCACGTTCTGTTCCTTCATTTTGTAGGGATGTTGCAATTAAGTACATCGAACAAGGTCAATACATGAGAGATTTAGAGACAACTTCTTTGTTGGCTGAGAATTATTTAAACAATATCAAACCACTTGCTGATGTTCTTGATGTGGTGTTAATGGACATAGATGACTTCGTTCCAATATATTCTCATTATTTCAGTCCCTTACTGCCCGG TATCAGGGGATATATCTACAATGATTATGTTGAAGAGGCAAAAGAACAGAAAAAATCTATCTTTTTGAAACTTTATATGAAACTTCAGGCTGGTGGTTGGCCATTAGTTTTGTTCTCTAGGAAACCAGAAAAACTGCGAAGCACCGCCTTTGAGCACCTCATTTCAGCAGGATGTGGTAACTGGTCTTCACTAGTAATGAG ATCAGAGGAAGAAATGCCAATGCATATCCAAGATTATATCTTCAGGCGAAGGAATCTATTGCAACAACAAGGCTTCCGGATCAGGGCAGTAATTAGCAGCAAGATGGATGCTCTGACTGGCCCTGTTTTAGGATTACGCGTTTTTAAGATTCCAAATCCTATATATTTCAACACAGAACATTACGCAGGAAAACACAACAGTAGATCATTTAGGTGGGAATGA
- the LOC141689950 gene encoding uncharacterized protein At2g39920 isoform X2, whose protein sequence is MSVYDQQMERQYSAQSLSSSVDSDTDISSDYAVESGIYMTSCAATILVAGLVSLGAVLMIVLISLTVMLQSCQTKSAGAFKSSNPVDDYSDCKIFALNAEFNSLDARSVPSFCRDVAIKYIEQGQYMRDLETTSLLAENYLNNIKPLADVLDVVLMDIDDFVPIYSHYFSPLLPGIRGYIYNDYVEEAKEQKKSIFLKLYMKLQAGGWPLVLFSRKPEKLRSTAFEHLISAGCGNWSSLVMRGRNANAYPRLYLQAKESIATTRLPDQGSN, encoded by the exons ATGTCGGTTTACGACCAGCAGATGGAGAGGCAGTACTCTGCTCAAAGCCTTTCAAGTAGTGTAGATTCCGATACAG ATATCAGTAGCGATTATGCAGTAGAATCAGGAATATATATGACGTCTTGTGCTGCAACAATCTTAGTGGCTGGGCTTGTATCACTTGGGGCTGTACTCATGATAGTGCTTATTTCTTTAACTGTAATGTTACAGTCATGCCAAACTAAGAGTGCCGGAGCATTTAAGTCGTCGAATCCTGTTGATGATTATAGTGATTGCAAGATTTTTGCTCTGAATGCAGAGTTCAACAGCTTGGATGCACGTTCTGTTCCTTCATTTTGTAGGGATGTTGCAATTAAGTACATCGAACAAGGTCAATACATGAGAGATTTAGAGACAACTTCTTTGTTGGCTGAGAATTATTTAAACAATATCAAACCACTTGCTGATGTTCTTGATGTGGTGTTAATGGACATAGATGACTTCGTTCCAATATATTCTCATTATTTCAGTCCCTTACTGCCCGG TATCAGGGGATATATCTACAATGATTATGTTGAAGAGGCAAAAGAACAGAAAAAATCTATCTTTTTGAAACTTTATATGAAACTTCAGGCTGGTGGTTGGCCATTAGTTTTGTTCTCTAGGAAACCAGAAAAACTGCGAAGCACCGCCTTTGAGCACCTCATTTCAGCAGGATGTGGTAACTGGTCTTCACTAGTAATGAG AGGAAGAAATGCCAATGCATATCCAAGATTATATCTTCAGGCGAAGGAATCTATTGCAACAACAAGGCTTCCGGATCAGGGCAGTAATTAG